From Algoriphagus sp. NG3, the proteins below share one genomic window:
- the ytxJ gene encoding bacillithiol system redox-active protein YtxJ codes for MNWNKLTKENQISEIKNLSNEKPILIFKHSTRCSISSMSLDRLSRKWKEEDNEKVTPYYLDLISFREISDLVAREFRIPHESPQIILVKNGVAVYHTSHFDISYADLFGNL; via the coding sequence ATGAATTGGAATAAACTCACTAAGGAAAATCAAATATCGGAGATCAAGAATCTGAGCAACGAGAAGCCGATACTTATTTTCAAACATAGTACCAGATGCTCTATAAGCAGCATGTCATTAGATAGGCTTTCTAGGAAATGGAAAGAAGAGGATAATGAAAAAGTCACGCCCTATTATTTAGATCTTATTTCTTTTAGGGAAATATCTGATTTAGTAGCCCGGGAGTTTAGGATTCCACATGAATCTCCACAAATAATATTGGTAAAAAATGGAGTTGCGGTATATCATACCAGTCATTTTGATATATCCTATGCGGATTTATTTGGCAACCTATAA
- a CDS encoding DUF4403 family protein: protein MKKQFLRFLINIPKSIVFLGLIFSSCKSINPTLNPGQTKSPPSPSAAINIPLTIPKETLNNLLNGQIPKILLQEKGLDMGSGITGDLQLQRNGQITWTAIDSQRIQLTVPINVMGEIGLKPKGLGSLFQSKLPLNENFSPVFVIDPEINADWGIGSESFELVDLGGNLGIEVLGMQVDLSGILRRELTNWGSRNLSGGKELASLKTLTDLAWGQVGKPFSVDWIGGNTAFSIQPQQVKLREFFDNEENYTIWLGMDGKVNSHPADAAPSRAFPLPGLSPNENPENKFEMLIPLTINYATLDELLRENLDGKAFRVDKKTIMTPSNITTQAYGDLLAINMNFIAEQTNGKTLSGTLFVVGKPEYKEASQSLVFEEVNFKMESGSLGAQTGVGLKKRKIIRRIESKAVFPIGDVLAESLGSITDRLGLSTPIVDLNIENLTIEPSGFYPMNRELIIHMKASGKVDTVWK, encoded by the coding sequence ATGAAAAAACAGTTCCTTAGGTTTCTTATAAACATACCAAAATCTATCGTTTTTTTAGGTCTGATTTTCTCTTCCTGTAAAAGTATTAATCCGACACTAAACCCTGGCCAGACCAAGTCGCCTCCAAGCCCCTCTGCCGCAATTAATATACCCCTGACCATTCCTAAGGAAACATTAAACAACTTGCTAAACGGACAAATCCCTAAAATTTTACTTCAGGAAAAAGGCTTGGATATGGGAAGTGGAATTACAGGAGATCTCCAACTGCAAAGAAATGGTCAAATCACATGGACTGCAATAGATAGCCAACGCATACAGCTTACTGTCCCTATCAATGTCATGGGAGAGATCGGGCTAAAACCCAAAGGACTGGGAAGTTTATTTCAATCCAAATTGCCTCTCAATGAGAATTTCTCACCTGTGTTCGTGATTGACCCGGAGATCAATGCTGATTGGGGTATTGGTTCGGAAAGTTTTGAATTAGTGGATCTGGGAGGAAATCTGGGAATTGAGGTTTTGGGAATGCAGGTTGACCTGAGTGGGATATTGCGGAGGGAATTAACTAATTGGGGAAGCAGAAACTTATCCGGTGGTAAAGAATTGGCGAGTTTAAAAACGTTGACTGACTTAGCATGGGGCCAAGTGGGCAAGCCATTTTCCGTAGATTGGATAGGGGGCAATACCGCTTTTTCCATACAGCCTCAGCAGGTCAAGCTCCGAGAATTTTTTGATAATGAAGAGAATTACACTATCTGGCTAGGAATGGACGGGAAAGTGAATTCCCATCCTGCTGATGCTGCCCCTTCCCGTGCTTTTCCACTTCCAGGGCTCAGTCCGAATGAAAACCCGGAAAATAAGTTTGAGATGTTGATTCCATTGACGATCAATTATGCTACACTCGATGAGCTACTCCGGGAAAATCTAGACGGAAAGGCATTCCGGGTAGACAAGAAAACAATTATGACTCCCAGTAATATCACGACACAAGCCTATGGTGACTTATTGGCAATCAACATGAATTTTATTGCTGAGCAGACCAATGGTAAAACCCTCAGTGGAACCTTGTTTGTAGTGGGGAAACCTGAATACAAAGAGGCTTCCCAAAGCTTGGTTTTTGAGGAGGTAAACTTTAAAATGGAAAGCGGAAGCCTAGGTGCGCAGACAGGTGTGGGACTGAAAAAACGCAAGATTATCCGCAGGATAGAAAGCAAAGCGGTATTTCCTATAGGAGATGTACTTGCAGAAAGCTTAGGGAGTATTACCGATCGCCTAGGGCTGAGCACCCCGATCGTGGATCTAAACATTGAGAACCTTACAATCGAACCTTCAGGATTTTATCCTATGAACAGAGAATTGATCATCCACATGAAAGCAAGTGGCAAGGTGGACACCGTTTGGAAATAA
- a CDS encoding TonB-dependent receptor: protein MTKNYAFIILIFSLLLSSTAFGQRPTGQDRPERKLTGTVMDGSTKTPMAGANILIKTVTDSLLIGTVTDDKGQFEIVRPRIPSVKIEIKFIGYETISKTHTGRDPIDLGVLTLEEDSQVLGEVVIEGQNLLGEMRGDTTSFNANAFKTRENGMAEDLIGKLPGVTIQNGEVQAQGEAVQKILVDGREFFGSDPNIALRNLPADAIDRVEVLDQRSDQSRLTGFDDGTYTKTINIILREDRKNGQFGRVYAGYGTDDRYNAGGSVNLFSGDRRVSILGLFNNINQQNFSSDDLAGVNANASGGGGRRGGFGGGGNAFYGGNDIGSITTNAMGLNYSDKWGSKVNFSGSYFFNNTQNTLRQITNRQTVINESTTQNYQENLINSVENTNHRANARIEADLNEKNSFIITPTISFRTGNTFSDRDALTLANDTDSLSALRSITDAKSNSYSIGNNLTYRYKFDKKGRTFSTDINTSWSNNEQDSELSGASVDYQRNQLDTILQVTDQISKGFNYRVNATLTEPLGEKSIATLGYQISNNKTDSDQKTRVLNEENLPVLDTALSNEFNNKFVTQRVRTGYAYNNQGWNLSANLDYQYAKMDNEAFFPVEGVFVRDFNNILPSASVSYRNRESGLNFRLRYRTGTDEPSVNQLQNVVNNQNPLNLSVGNPNLAQSFENSIFANVGKFNMEKNRTFFVFANFSTTKNAIGTSTYIASQDTLINDEILLRPGGQISQPVNLDGNFRGTMFMNYGAPLKGIKTNINLNTRVGFNRTPGLINGEKNINDNINLGQGITFTSNISKDFDFTISTTGTYTIVNSSLQENLNNNYYIQESNLRLYYSPNGGKLFIGNTVNNSLYRGLSEGFDQSVWLWNMEAGYRFAKNNKAELKAVIFDLLNQNNSITRTISDVSVTDVYTNVLTRYGLLTFTYILGNFKQPENDGGQTPWRGGPPRGGSRTW, encoded by the coding sequence ATGACAAAAAACTACGCTTTTATTATTTTGATTTTTAGCCTTTTACTTAGCTCAACGGCTTTTGGGCAGCGTCCTACAGGGCAAGATCGTCCAGAAAGAAAACTTACCGGAACCGTCATGGACGGTAGCACCAAAACTCCCATGGCCGGAGCCAATATACTGATCAAAACCGTAACGGATTCACTTTTGATTGGTACGGTGACTGATGACAAAGGACAATTTGAAATCGTCAGGCCTAGGATTCCCTCTGTTAAAATTGAAATTAAATTCATTGGATATGAGACAATCTCCAAGACCCACACCGGAAGAGATCCTATAGACTTGGGAGTATTGACGCTAGAGGAGGACTCCCAAGTGCTAGGAGAGGTAGTCATAGAAGGGCAAAACTTACTAGGTGAAATGAGGGGGGACACTACATCTTTCAATGCAAATGCTTTTAAGACTAGGGAGAATGGTATGGCAGAAGATCTCATCGGGAAACTGCCAGGTGTGACCATACAAAACGGTGAAGTTCAGGCTCAAGGAGAAGCTGTCCAAAAAATCTTGGTAGATGGACGGGAGTTTTTTGGTTCAGATCCCAATATTGCTTTGAGAAACCTGCCCGCAGACGCAATTGACCGGGTAGAAGTGCTGGATCAGAGATCTGATCAAAGCCGTTTGACAGGTTTTGATGATGGCACCTATACGAAAACTATTAATATCATACTGCGTGAGGATAGGAAGAATGGCCAATTTGGACGTGTATATGCAGGCTATGGAACTGATGATAGGTACAATGCCGGTGGAAGTGTCAACCTTTTTAGCGGAGACAGAAGAGTTTCTATCCTAGGTTTGTTCAATAATATAAACCAGCAAAACTTTTCCAGTGACGACCTGGCTGGAGTCAACGCCAATGCCTCAGGTGGCGGCGGAAGGCGTGGGGGATTTGGCGGAGGCGGAAATGCTTTTTATGGCGGAAATGATATAGGTTCCATCACTACCAATGCCATGGGGCTAAACTACAGTGATAAGTGGGGATCTAAGGTAAACTTCTCAGGAAGTTACTTTTTCAATAATACGCAAAATACATTACGGCAAATAACTAACCGTCAGACGGTCATCAACGAAAGTACCACCCAGAATTATCAAGAAAACCTGATCAATTCTGTGGAAAACACCAATCATAGGGCTAATGCACGGATAGAAGCTGATCTAAACGAGAAAAATTCATTCATTATCACTCCAACTATTTCCTTTCGGACAGGAAATACATTTAGCGATAGAGATGCGTTGACTTTGGCAAATGATACGGATTCGCTTTCCGCCCTCCGTTCTATTACGGATGCGAAATCAAATTCATATAGTATCGGAAACAACTTGACCTATCGATATAAATTTGATAAAAAAGGGAGGACTTTCTCCACGGACATCAATACCTCCTGGAGCAATAACGAACAGGATTCTGAGCTATCCGGAGCCAGTGTTGACTATCAAAGGAACCAATTGGATACCATTCTTCAAGTAACTGATCAGATTTCCAAAGGTTTTAACTACAGAGTAAATGCTACTTTGACAGAACCTCTAGGTGAAAAATCCATTGCTACTTTAGGCTATCAGATCAGTAATAATAAAACCGATTCGGATCAGAAAACCAGGGTGTTGAATGAAGAGAATTTGCCGGTTTTGGATACTGCCTTGAGTAATGAGTTTAATAATAAATTTGTCACCCAGCGAGTGAGAACTGGCTATGCCTACAATAATCAAGGCTGGAACCTGAGTGCCAATCTGGATTATCAATATGCTAAAATGGACAATGAGGCATTTTTTCCTGTTGAAGGAGTTTTCGTGCGTGACTTTAATAATATTTTACCTAGCGCCAGTGTCAGTTACAGAAACCGGGAAAGTGGACTGAACTTTCGCCTTAGGTATAGAACCGGGACAGACGAACCTTCAGTAAATCAGCTTCAGAATGTGGTAAATAATCAGAACCCGCTTAATCTTAGTGTAGGTAATCCTAACCTTGCCCAAAGCTTTGAAAACAGCATTTTTGCGAATGTCGGCAAATTCAACATGGAGAAAAACCGTACCTTCTTTGTGTTTGCTAACTTCTCCACAACTAAAAACGCTATAGGGACAAGCACTTATATTGCTTCGCAGGATACGTTGATCAATGACGAAATATTGCTTCGTCCTGGCGGGCAAATCTCCCAACCGGTCAATTTGGATGGGAATTTCAGGGGTACTATGTTTATGAACTATGGTGCCCCACTGAAGGGAATCAAAACCAATATCAACTTAAATACACGCGTTGGGTTCAACAGGACACCGGGCTTGATCAACGGAGAGAAGAATATCAATGACAATATAAATCTTGGGCAAGGAATCACCTTTACTTCCAATATCAGCAAGGATTTCGATTTTACCATTAGCACTACAGGTACCTATACCATCGTAAATTCGAGCTTGCAGGAAAACCTGAACAACAATTATTATATCCAGGAATCTAATCTGCGGTTGTACTATTCCCCTAATGGCGGGAAGCTGTTCATAGGAAACACGGTGAACAACAGCTTGTATCGTGGATTATCAGAGGGATTTGACCAATCAGTATGGCTGTGGAATATGGAGGCCGGGTATAGATTCGCCAAAAACAACAAAGCGGAGCTGAAAGCCGTCATTTTCGATTTGCTTAATCAGAACAATAGCATCACCCGTACCATCTCAGATGTGTCTGTCACAGATGTATATACTAACGTGCTGACCCGTTATGGCTTACTTACATTCACGTATATTTTGGGTAATTTCAAACAGCCTGAAAACGATGGCGGCCAGACACCATGGAGAGGCGGCCCTCCTAGAGGTGGAAGCCGTACTTGGTAA